CAGAAAGAAATCCAGGCATTCCAGGAACCGATGGATGAAGTGCGATACGCAGTGTTTAAAAGCCAGAAGGAGGAGAATTCCAAGATTATCTGGGAGATACAAGAACAGATAGAAAAGGGAGCATCATACTCTGATTTTGCGATTCTGTTTCGGACGAACACACAGCCAAGACTTTTGATGGAGCAGTTGATGGAGTATAATATTCCGTTTCGGACGAAGGACAATATCCCAAACCTTTATGAACACTGGATTGCAAAAGATATTTTTGCCTATATCCGCATTGCAAAAGGAAGCAGACTGCGCCGTGATTTTTTGCAGATTATGAACCGCCCGAAACGTTATATCAGCAGAGATTCTTTGGATGAAGAGACGGTTGCATTTGATGTCTGGGAATGGTTTTACGAGGAGCAGCCATGGATTCGGGAACGGATTGAACGGTTGGAATACGATATCAAAATGCTTTCCGGGATGAGTCCGTATGCAGCGATTAACTATATCAGGCGAGGAATTGGGTATGACGATTTCTGCGCAGAATATGCAGATTACCGTCGTATCAACCCAGATGATTTGTACGAAGTGTTAGAAGAACTTTTAGCCGGTGCAAAGGAATACAAGACGTATGATGACTGGTTTAATCACATTGAAGAATATGGAAAAGAATTAGAGCGTCTTAGCAGAATACAAAATCAAAATGAAAACAGTGTTTCCCTTGCAACCTTACATAGTTCAAAAGGGTTAGAATATCCAACGGTTTACATTGTGGACGTCAATGAAGGACTGATGCCATACAAAAAGGCGGTGTTAGACCAGGATATTGAGGAGGAGCGCCGCATGTTTTATGTTGGTATGACCAGAGCAAAAAAAGAACTAAATATTTTTTCTGTGCAGAATCTCAATAACAAGGAGATGGAGATTTCCAGATTTGTAAAAGAGTCGAAGATAGCAAATGCTAAAAAAGTGGAGTAGGAAGCTTTGCATTTTTCAAATCATAATGCAGCAAACAATGTTTTTGCAGCTGATAAAAAAAGATGCCACAAATGGAAAAAAATCCATCCGGCATCTTTTTGTTATAGGAAAAACCTATTCATCATCGTCGGCTAATTTTTCGTAATCAGCCTCGTCTAACAATTCGTCAAAACGATCGGAAACAGCCTCGTATTCCTCATCATCCTGAATGTTTTCTAAGTTCGGATTGCCTTCGGAATCCTCGGAGTAACGGTAGATGAAAACTTCACCTTCCTCGTTTGGTTCTCCCTTCTCATCCAGTGGAAGCAGTGCAATATAATCCTGTTCTCCAACATCAAAAATCGTTAAAATCTCGCATTCTACCTGAGTTCCATCATCCAAATCCAGGGTAACGCAGATATCGGCGTCATCGTCTGTGTTTAAGTTCTTCTGAAGATCTTCTTTACTTGCCATTTGGGCACCTCTCATTCTATCATTTGGAATGTGTTCCATTTTGTAGTTCTATTATAAAAAGCCATCCCCAAAAAGTCAATCACACAAAAAACATTTGCAAAATGATGTACAAAAATGCCCAGAAACGGTATAATAAACAAAGTTTAAGGAAAAAGACGGTTTCGCTGGAAAGGTAAGGCATCTGGTATATATGAATTTTACGATAAAAGAAGGCAATTATAAGGAATTAGGCGCTGTGGCAGAAAAGAAAACTGTGACATTTACGTTTTGTGCGAAAAAAGACGAAGAATGTGCTATTCTTTTATATGAGAAAGAAGAACAAAAACAGCATCGCATTTTAATTCCAAAGGAATACAGGATTGGTTCACTCTGTTCCGTTTGCGTCGAACCGATTGCATGGAAAAATATAGTCTATCAGTATGAAATCAATGGTGTGATACAGGTAGACCCTTATGCAAAAGAAATTATTGGAAGAGAAGCGTGGAATCCGGTTTGTGAAAAAAAGGAAGTGCGTGAGGTTTTTGCTGGCATAACGGGAAACTGCGACTTTACACACAAAGAGAGGAGAGAGCCTGTTACAAAAGACCAGATGATTCTTTATAAACTTCATGTCAGAGGATTTTCCATGGAGGATACGTCGGTCAGAGGACAAAAGAAGGGAACGTTTCCTGCGGTCACGGCAAAAATTCCATACTTAAAAGAACTTGGCATCACAACATTAGAACTGATGCCAGTCTACGAGTTTGAGGAGGCGGACCCAAGGGAAGCGTTAAATTTCTGGGGATATACAAAAGGCAATTATTTTGCAGTAAAATCATCTTATGGGAAAAAGGATGCAAGGAAGGAATTCAGACAGCTTGTGGACACGCTACATGCGCATCACATGGAGGCTGTCATGGAGATTTACTTTGAGGAAAAAGAAAGCCACAGCCTTATTTTAGATGCCCTGCGTTATTGGGTGATGGAGTATCAGGTAGATGGTTTTCATCTTCTTGGAAATCATTTGCCGGTTACTGCGATTGTGCAAGATCCGCTGTTGCAGGAGACGAAGTTTTTCTATACCGGTTTTGCGCCGGAACTTTTAGAAGATGGAGAGACTAATTCGAGACTGTTTGTCTATAACGATAATTATTTATACCCGGTTCGGAAAATGTTAAACCACTTAGGCGGAAATATGGTGGAATTTGCGGGACAGCAGCGAAAACAGGATGTTGCGCAAGGATTTGTCAATTATATTTCAAGCAACAATGGTTTTACATTAGCGGATCTCTTTTCTTATGAGCAAAAACATAATGAAAAAAATGGTGAGGATAACCGGGATGGAAATAACTGGAATTTCAGCTCCAATTGTGGTGCGGAAGGCCCTACCAGAAAAAAACAGATTCGGGAAATGAGAGAACTTAGAATCCGGAATGCATTTGCCTGCCTGCTGCTTGCGCAGGGGGTTCCGCTTTTATGGTCGGGGGACGAGTTCGCCAACTCACAGGATGGAAATAACAACGCTTATTGCCAGGATAATGAGATCGGCTGGATTAACTGGAAACAGGCGAAAAAAGAACAGTGGCTTACGGATTATGTAAAAGAATTAATCCGCTTTCGAAAGGAACATCCGGTTGTCTCAAGCGCTGTGCCAATGAGGCTTTGCGATTATGCGCAAAAAGGAATGCCGGACTTATCTTATCATGAGAAAAGTGCCTGGATGCTGGAATTTTTGCCGGAACAGCAAGATATCGGCATGATGTACTGTGGCGGATATGCAAAAGATACAAATTCACAGGAGGATGTCTACATTGCCTACAATTTTCATGTGGGGAATGGTGCGCTTGCATTGCCAAAATTGCAAGAAAATAAGAAGTGGCACCTTGTCATGGATACCTCACTTGGGAAAACACCGTTTTTGGAAAAGGCAGCATTGTTAAAAAATCAACAAACTTATGCGATAAGTGGACAAACGGTTGCAATTCTGATATCACGAAAAGTGCCAAAGGCAGTGGCAGAAGAAAAAACGCAAAAAAAGACAAAAAATGAAAGTAAGAGATGGGAATAGAACATGAAAGCATGGAAACATTTTTGTACAATCAATCATCATAAAAATCTGGTTATGAAGGGATGCTTTCAGGTAGGCTTATACAAGCAAGGGCTGTTACATGACCTTTCGAAGTATACGCCGACGGAATTTTTGGTTGGCTGTAAGTATTATCAGGGGACGATGAGTCCGAATAATGCAGAGCGGAAGGAACGTGGTTATTCCACAGCCTGGCTGCACCACAAAGGCAGAAATAAGCATCATTTAGAGTACTGGATTGACTATGGAGTGCCGGATCAGGAAGGACCGGAAAAGGGAAAACCAAAGGGTCTTATGGGAATGAAGATGCCAATCCGCTATGTGGTGGAGATGTACATTGACCGTGTGGCAGCGTCAAAAAATTATCAAAAAGAAAAATACCGCAATGACAGTGCGTTAAAATATTATAACAATGGAAAAGAAGTTCACATTCTTCATGATGACACCAGAGCTCTTTTGGAGCTGTTGCTTGAAATGGTGGCATTAAAGGGAGAAAAGGAGACAAATCATTTTATCAAATATGAACTGCTAAAAGGAAAAATTCCTTACGAAAAAGAATGGCTGCAGGAATATCTTCGTAAAATGAAGCAGTAAGCGCAGATTGCGCAAAAGCAAAAATGTTGTCCTAAAAAAGTTTTTTTGGAAAAAAGAAGGGGAAAAGCACGGAAAACATGGCCGAAACATAGAATGTATCAAATAGGCTTTTAAGGTGCGTTTTGAAAACATTTTTGACTCCATTATCACCAGATGAGGAAGCTTCCTGCTTGCAGAAGTTAAAAAAAGGCGACCTTGAGGCGAGAAATGAACTTGTGGAACGAAATATGCGTCTGGTTGCCCATGTCGCAAAAAAATACCAGAACACAGAGGAAGACATGGAAGATTTGATTTCCATCGGAACCATCGGGTTAATCAAGGCGGTTTCTACCTACAAGGAAAATCACGGGAGCAGACTGGCAACTTACGCAGCACGCTGCATTGACAATGAACTTTTGATGTATTTTCGAATGCGTAAGAAAAATGCCAAAGATGTTTCCCTGTATGAACCGATTGGAACAGATAAAGAGGGAAACCAGATTCATCTTTTGGATATCGTCGAATCCGAGCAGGTGGACGTTGTCGAAGAGATGGAAAAAAACAGAAAGATTCAAAGGATGATGCAGATTTTACCCGAGGTTTTAAATGAAAGGGAACAGGAAATCATCATAAACCGGTATGGCCTTTTTCAAAAAAAGACGATGACGCAGCGTGAACTTGCCGCAAGAATGGGAATCTCAAGATCCTATGTTTCAAGGATTGAAAAAAGAGCGCTAGACAAACTAAAGTTAAATTTTTAAAAAATATAGTAATTATTCTTTGAAAAAGATGAAATCTATGCTATGATGATTTCATCTTTTTTATCTATAACGTCAATTGGCATTCAGCCAGAATTTCCAAAATTTAAAAGAAAACAGAATAGGAGTGATTATTTGTATAGTATCGTTTCCACTGCAATTGTGCATGGAATTGAAAGTATTCCAATTACGGTAGAAGCAGACATCAGTGAAGGACTGCCTGTTTTTGAGATGGTAGGATTTTTGTCTGCTGAAGTAAAGGAGGCAAAAGAACGTGTCAGGACGGCACTGAAAAATTCAGGCTTTTTATTGCCGGCCAAGAGGATTACCGTAAATTTTTCTCCGGCAAATATCAGAAAAACGGGGTCTGGATTTGATTTACCGGTTGCGCTTGCAATTCTTTGTGCGCTTGGTATGATTCCAGAAGATTCCCTAAAGGATAGTATTGTAATAGGAGAACTTGGGTTAAACGGGAAAATACAAGGTGTGACAGGCGTTCTTCCGATTGTCGCAATGGCGAAAAAGAATGGAAAGAAGGCATGCCTGATACCGGAATGTAACAGAAAAGAAGCGGGACTTGTATCTGGCATGGCGGTATATGGAATGTCAGATTTGAAAGAGGCGATTTCTTTTTTAAATGGCGGTGCTTATGTCGAAAAAACAGATATTAATATAGAAGAGATTCCGCTCAAGGAACGAACCTATGATTTTGCTGACATAAATGGTCAGAAAATGTTAAAACGGGCCTGTGAGGTGGCAGTTTCCGGGATGCATAATCTTTTGATGATTGGGCCGCCGGGGGCAGGAAAGACCATGACAGCGATGCGGATTCCGTCCATTCTTCCACCGTTAGATGAGGAAGAGCAAATGGAGCTTTCGAAAATATACAGTGTGTGCGGTTTGCTGGAACAAAGTGAGACGCTTTTAAAAGAGCGTCCGTTTCGAAATCCGCATCACACGATTACGCCGCAGGGGTTATCTGGAGGAGGCACTTACCCGAAACCGGGGGAGATATCACTGGCACATAAGGGCGTCCTGTTTTTGGATGAACTTCCCGAATTTCAAAAGACGACACTTGAGATTTTAAGGCAGCCGATGGAAGAAAAGAAGGTTCACCTCGTCCGTGCGTATGGAAACTATGTGTTCCCGGCGGATTTTATCTTAGTGGCGGCGATGAATCCGTGTTCCTGTGGCTACTATCCGGATATGCAAAGATGCAGGTGTTCGCAGACGGCAATCGAGCGCTATCTGAACAAAATCAGCCAGCCGCTTTTAGACCGGATTGACATCAGCATAGAGGCGTCAAAAATCAGTTATGACGAATTAAATGAAGAGATGGAAAATGAGACTTCAGAACAGATTCGACAAAGGGTTGTCCGGGCAATGGAAGTACAAAAAATAAGATATCAAGAAGAAGCATTTTGCTATAACAGCCAGATTCCATCCTCCAAAATAAAAGAGTATTGTGCGCTAACACCAGAGTTAGAAGACTATATGAGACAGATGTTTCAAAAATTAAATTTAACAGCAAGGTCATATCATAAAATCTTAAAGGTGTCGAGAACGCTTGCTGATATGGAGTCCTCCGAAAGGATACGGAAAAAGCATCTGGAGGAAGCAATCTGTTACCGGAGTCTCGAACGGAAATTTTTTCAAAGAGGAGGTGTCAGGTGAAAAAGTATCAATACTGGCTTTCGAACATTCCGGGAATAGGAAATCGCACGATTCATCACCTGATACAGATATATGGTGATGCGAGGGAAGTTTATTTTTCGAAGGAATCTAGACTTCAGGCGGTTCCAAAACTTTCGAAAATACAACAGGAAAGCATTTTAGAGTCTAAAAAGACATGGAATTTAGAAAGACAGGAGGAAAAATTACAGGAAAGCGGAATTTCTTTCTTTTGCATCGAAAATGATGATTTCCCCGAAAAAATACGAAATATTTATGATGCACCATACAGTTTTTATTGCAAGGGGAAACTTCCGGATCCCAAGGAGAAAAGCATTGCCATCGTAGGGGCACGCAGATGCAGCGAATATGGGCGTGCTGTGGCGTTAGAGCTGGGAGAAAAATTTGCAAAAGAAAATGTGAGTGTGATAAGCGGCATGGCACTTGGCATTGATGCGTTTGGACATTGGGGTGCCATCCGTGGAAAAGGAAAGACCTATGCCGTATTAGGATGCGGTGTGGATGTCTGTTATCCGCCCACAAACCGTTCTCTATATGAAAAAATTTTACAGACTGGTGGCATCATTAGTGAATACCCCATTGGAACGCAGCCAGTGGCGAAACTTTTTCCAGCGAGAAACCGTCTGATTTCGGCATTCTCAGATGCCGTGATTGTTGTGGAGGCAAGAAGAAAGAGTGGCTCTTTGATCACGGCTGATTTTGCACTTGAACAGGGAAAGGATATTTATGCGGTTCCGGGCGGAATTTACGATGATTTAAGCCTTGGATGCAACGATTTAATCCGCCAGGGAGCAGGCATTGTAACAGGTACAAATGCCCTTTTAACAGACCTTAATTTCACATCATCCGATGACATGGAACAACTGACCCTTGAAAAAATATTACTTGAAAAACATGAATCGTTGGTGTATAGTTGTGTAGATTTACGACCGAGAAGTATCGATGAACTTTTGAGAAAAACCGGTCTTTCTGTACAAAAGCTGATTCCCGCAGTAACAGCTTTACAGGAAAAGAATCTCATTGAAGAATCATTTAAAAATTATTATATAAGACGAAATTAGGGGATATCAAAGGAGATGGATGAATGGCAAAATATCTTGTGATCGTGGAATCACCGGCAAAGGTAAAAACAATCAAGAAATTTTTAGGCAAGAATTATGAAGTGGTGGCATCAAATGGACATGTGCGTGATTTGCCGAAGAGTACTTTAGGAATTGACATAGAACATGATTATGAGCCAAAGTATATTACAATACGTGGAAAAGGCGATATTCTTGCAAAGCTAAGAAAAGAAGTCAAAAAAGCAGATAAAGTTTATCTCGCAACCGACCCGGACCGTGAGGGAGAAGCAATTTCCTGGCACTTAAGCCAGAGCTTAAAGTTAGCAGATAAAAAAGTTTACCGAATTAGCTTTAACGAAATTACACAGAATGCGGTAAAGACTTCGTTAAAAGAGCCACGGGAGATTGACATGGATCTTGTCAATGCCCAGCAGGCAAGAAGAATGTTGGATCGTATGGTAGGATACCGGATTAGTCCGCTCCTTTGGGCAAAAGTAAAACGTGGATTAAGTGCAGGACGTGTGCAGTCGGTTGCCCTTCGTATTATCTGTGACAGAGAAGAGGAGATTAATGCGTTTATTCCGGAAGAATACTGGACACTTGATGCATCGTTACAGATTCCTGGAGAAAAGAAACCACTGGTAGCGAAGTTCTATGGAGATGAGAAAAGCAAGATGACAATTTCATCTGAAACAGAGATGAAAAAAGTCATGGATGAAATCAGACAGGAAGAATTCCAGGTTTTAGACGTTAAAAAAGGAGAGCGTGTGAAAAAAGCACCGCTTCCGTTTACGACAAGTACCATGCAGCAGGAAGCATCAAAGAACTTGAACTTTGCAATTTCAAAAACGATGCGAATTGCACAGCAGCTTTATGAAGGTGTTGATATTAAAGGACAAGGTACGGTCGGTTTGATTACCTACCTAAGAACAGACTCTGTCCGTATCTCAGAAGAGGCAGATGAGCAGGCGAGAACATTTATTACAGAGCAGTATGGTGAGAATTATGTTGCAACCACATCGACAGAAAAGAAAAATTCTGCCAAAATTCAGGATGCACATGAGGCAATCAGACCTTCCGACATCAACCGTACACCGGCTATGGTAAAGGATTCGTTGTCGAGAGATCAGTTCCGTCTGTATCAGTTAATCTGGAAACGTTTTGCAGCAAGCAGAATGGCTCCGGCTGTTTATGAGACAACAACCGTAAAAATTGGAGCTGGAAAATACCGTTTTAATGTGGCTGCTTCTAAGATTTCCTTTGACGGCTTCATGTCTGTGTATACAAGTGAAGATGATGAGAAGGCACAGGGAAATGTATTGTTAAAATCCATCGACGAATCTACACAGCTCGAATTGATTGATTTTGAGGATAAACAGCATTTCACACAGCCACCGGCACATTACACGGAAGCATCGCTGGTTAAGACGTTAGAGGAACTTGGAATCGGAAGACCAAGTACGTATTCCCCAACCATCACAACCATTCTTGCAAGAAGATATATTGTAAAAGAGGCAAAGAACCTTTATGTGACAGAGCTTGGTGAAGTGGTCAACTCCATTATGAAAGAGTCGTTCCCGTCTATCGTTGACGAACATTTTACCGCAAATATGGAATCACTTCTGGACGGTGTGGAAGAGGGGAAAATTGCCTGGAAGACGGTTGTAGAGAATTTCTATCCGGATTTGGAAGAAGCGGTTGAAAAAGCAGAAAAGGAACTGGAAAAGGTAAAAATTGAGGATGAGGTAACGGATGTAATCTGCGAATCATGTGGACGTAACATGGTTGTAAAATATGGTCCTCACGGAAAATTCTTAGCGTGCCCGGGCTTCCCAGAATGCCGGAATACAAAGCCATACTTAGAAAAAATTGGCGTGAAATGTCCGGTCTGTGGAAAAGATGTAGTGTTAAAGAAGACCAAAAAGGGAAGAAAATATTACGGATGTGAAAATAATCCAGAGTGTGAGTTCATGAGCTGGTCGATGCCGGTGAATGAACCTTGCCCGAAATGTGGAAAGTACATGGTGGTCAAAGGCAACAAAATTGTTTGTTCTGACGAAAAATGTGGTTATGTAACAGAAAAGAAACCAAATAATTAATTAAATTTCAGAAAAATTACAAAATTGTTGCAAAGATGACGAAAAGGTGCTAGAATTATCTTCAACATGGAAAACTAGTTTGAAAATAGGAGGCATGTAAGATGAGTGTTCAGTTATTGGACAAGACGAGGAAGATAAATAAGCTTCTTCATAACAACAATTCGTCCAAAGTCGTGTTCAACGATATCTGTGCGGTTTTAACGGGTATTCTTGATTCTAATATTCTTGTGATTAGTAAGAAGGGAAAAGTATTAGGAACCGGCCTATGCAATGGAGTAGAGGAGATTACAGAGCTGATCGTTGATGAGGTAGGGGGCTTCATCGATCCGTTGTTGAATGAACGTCTGCTTGGAATTTTATCGACAAAAGAAAATGTAAATCTTGAGACACTTGGATTTGTCGGAGAGATAAAGAAATACAAAGCGATTATCACACCGATTGATATCGCAGGGGAACGTTTAGGAACCTTGTTTGTTTACCGCTGTGACAGACAATATGATATTGATGATATTATTTTGACAGAATATGGAACTACGGTAGTCGGACTTGAAATGATGCGTTCTGTGAATGAGGAAAATGCGGAAGAGACAAGAAAAGTTCAGATTGTAAAATCTGCAATCAGCACGTTATCGTTTTCTGAATTGGAGGCGATTACCCATATCTTTGATGAGATGGATGGAAAAGAGGGAATTCTTGTTGCCAGCAAGATTGCAGACCGCGTAGGCATTACAAGATCTGTAATTGTAAATGCACTCCGTAAATTTGAGAGTGCCGGGGTAATCGAATCAAGATCATCCGGAATGAAAGGAACATACATCAAAGTATTAAATGATGTTGTTTTTGATGAATTGGCAAAGATTAAAAACCAAAATTTAAAAGAAGTATAGAGTGAGAGCTTATAGTTTCAGACTATAAGCTCCTTTTTTCGGATAATTTCAGCCTAAAATCGAAAAAAGTATTTTAAAATTTGTGTAAGAAAGTTACATTAATAGTATGGTTTTATGTGGGTTTTTGCATGTTTCATTGTTTTGGACGTGAATCAAAGATGTTGTACCTTTGCTGGAAAAATGCACAATATCATGTAAAATATGGAAAAACTACTTGTGTTTTTGAAAATATGATTTATAATAAAAATGAGAAAAAAGTACTTATTTGTCGGAAGGGAGAAGGCTGTATGATTAACACCGATGCATTCAATTATATCAATGTTTTGGACAAGGCTGCGGATGCAAGCTGGATGAGAGAGAAAGCAATTGCAAATAATATTGCAAATGTAGACACACCGGGGTATAAGCGGATTGATGTGGATTTTGAGACAACACTTCGAAGAGAACTTGGAAATGCACAGTATATTACGCTGGATGAAAAAGTGAAGAATGTCGATTTAGACAAGCTGAATGTTCAGACTTATACAGATTCGGCTGGATATTCCTACCGAATTGATGAAAATAATGTGGATGTTGATACTGAGAACGTGGAACTTGCGTCGGAACAGATTCGTTATGAGGCTCTGACAGGAAGCTGCATCAACTCGGAGTTCCAAAGACTTGCATCAGCATTAGGAAAATAACAGATGGGGGTAAGAAGACATGGGATTATTTCAGGCGTTTGATATCAGTGCGTCCGGTATGACGGCTGAGCGGTTTCGAACCGATATTATTGCACAGAATATCGCAAACGTAAATACAACAAGAACAGAAGATGGGACACCATACCGTCGTAAAATTGTCACATTTAGTGAAAAACAGGTAACACCATTCAGTGATTACTACAATACATCCAGAAATGCAGGAAGAATTGGAAATGGTGTAAAAGTTTCCTCAGTAAAAGAGGACGAGGAGACAGATTTTGTGATGGAGTATGATCCTTCCCATCCGGATGCAGATGAGAATGGCTATGTTTCCTATCCGAATGTGAATACGGTTACAGAGATGACCAACCTTATTGACGCTACAAGGGCATATGAGGCAAATACAACAGCATTTGATGCGAGCAAGAGCATGGCGCAGGCTGGATTACAGATTGGAAAATAAGAGATAAGGAAGGGATAACAGATGGATATTACATCACTTTCGGGCGTTACATCAGATTATATATCACAGGTTGCAGAGAAAAACAAACTGGTTAATACATCAGATAAAAGTTTTAGTGCCACGCTGAATTCTGCAATGGATATGTTAAACGAGACAAATGATTTACAGAATTCAGCGGAATCAGCAGAGATTCAGTTTGCATTAGGATATTCGGAGAATACACATGATTTACAGATTGCGCTTCAGAAAGCAAATGTTGCGTTACAGTACACAGTAGCAGTCCGCGATAAGATGCTTGATGCATATAAAGAGATTATGAATATGTCAATATAAAGACAAATACATGAATAGATATGAGGGATTAATATGCCGGAACAGGTTCAAAAGATTTTAGACAAAATAATGGAATGGTGGAAAAAATTCAACACAAAGCAGCGCATGATTATGATTAGCGCAACAGCATGTGTTCTTTTAGCACTTATCATTTTGGCAGCGGTTTTGTCACAGCCAACCATGGTTCCGTTGATTACCTGTGATTCTACATCACAGGCAGGAGAGGTAAAGGATTTACTAGAAGGAAACGACGTTTCTTATCAGCTGTCAGATGATGGACTGACATTTGAAGTAAATGAGAAAGATAAGGCAAATGCAGCAATCCTGCTTGGAACGAACAATATTCCGGCGGAAGGATATGATATCAGCAGTGTATTCGATGGAGGATTCAGCTCCACAGAAGCGGATAAGACCAAGAAATACAAAGTATATCTGGAAAAGCATTTTGCGGAAAGTTTGGAAACATTCTCGAATGTAGAGAGTGCATCAGTGCGTTTGGATTTACCGGACGATGATGGAACCATTCTTTCTAAAGATGAGCAGGCATCTGCAACTGCAATTTTAACTTTATCCGATGATATGGATGAAGACCAGGCTTATGGAGTTGCACAGTTTATGGCAACTAATCTGGGCAATGACAATACCGATAATATTCTGATTATGGACAGCAACTCGAATGTACTTTATTCAGGTTCTGATTCATCTTCTACAACAGGAACAGCGAACACCCAGTTGTCTTTGAAAGTAAAAGCAGAGAATCAGATTAAGGACAAGGTTAAAAAGGCAATGCAGGATTCCTCTTTGTATGACAGCGTTGAGATTGCAACTAACCTGGATATGAACTTTGATGAAAAGACAGAGGCAACACATGAGTATTACGCACCGGATGGAATGACGACGGGTATGCCGTCATCTGTGGATGACTATTCTTCAACATCAGAGGGGGGAGCAGCAGCAGAACCCGGAACAGGTTCCAATGATGACACCACCTACATGATAGACGACAGTGATTATACAAAGTCTGAGGTTAATGAGAATAAGACAAACTATCAGAACAATGAAAAAGTCACAGAGACAAAATCAGCAGTAGGAACAATAAACTACGATACATCTTCCATTTCGATTGTTGCAACTAATTATGTGATTTATGATGAAGATACGTTGAAAAAATCAGGCGCATTAGATGGGATGACATTTGATGAATATGTAGCAGCGAACAGCAATCGTGTAAAAGCAGATGTAGATGATGATTACTATAACATGGTGGCAACAGCGACTGGATTTTCCCGAGATAATATCACGATCATTGCGTATGATGAGCCAGTGTTCCAGTATTCATCCGGAAACGGACGTACGTTATCTGATTACTTACAGATTGCACTTGCGGTTATCATTTTTGCACTTCTCGGATTTGTGGTATTCCGCAGCACAAGAAAAGAGAAAGAAACAGAACTCGAACCAGAACTTTCCGTAGAAAATCTGT
This genomic window from Roseburia sp. 831b contains:
- the dprA gene encoding DNA-processing protein DprA gives rise to the protein MKKYQYWLSNIPGIGNRTIHHLIQIYGDAREVYFSKESRLQAVPKLSKIQQESILESKKTWNLERQEEKLQESGISFFCIENDDFPEKIRNIYDAPYSFYCKGKLPDPKEKSIAIVGARRCSEYGRAVALELGEKFAKENVSVISGMALGIDAFGHWGAIRGKGKTYAVLGCGVDVCYPPTNRSLYEKILQTGGIISEYPIGTQPVAKLFPARNRLISAFSDAVIVVEARRKSGSLITADFALEQGKDIYAVPGGIYDDLSLGCNDLIRQGAGIVTGTNALLTDLNFTSSDDMEQLTLEKILLEKHESLVYSCVDLRPRSIDELLRKTGLSVQKLIPAVTALQEKNLIEESFKNYYIRRN
- the topA gene encoding type I DNA topoisomerase, which encodes MAKYLVIVESPAKVKTIKKFLGKNYEVVASNGHVRDLPKSTLGIDIEHDYEPKYITIRGKGDILAKLRKEVKKADKVYLATDPDREGEAISWHLSQSLKLADKKVYRISFNEITQNAVKTSLKEPREIDMDLVNAQQARRMLDRMVGYRISPLLWAKVKRGLSAGRVQSVALRIICDREEEINAFIPEEYWTLDASLQIPGEKKPLVAKFYGDEKSKMTISSETEMKKVMDEIRQEEFQVLDVKKGERVKKAPLPFTTSTMQQEASKNLNFAISKTMRIAQQLYEGVDIKGQGTVGLITYLRTDSVRISEEADEQARTFITEQYGENYVATTSTEKKNSAKIQDAHEAIRPSDINRTPAMVKDSLSRDQFRLYQLIWKRFAASRMAPAVYETTTVKIGAGKYRFNVAASKISFDGFMSVYTSEDDEKAQGNVLLKSIDESTQLELIDFEDKQHFTQPPAHYTEASLVKTLEELGIGRPSTYSPTITTILARRYIVKEAKNLYVTELGEVVNSIMKESFPSIVDEHFTANMESLLDGVEEGKIAWKTVVENFYPDLEEAVEKAEKELEKVKIEDEVTDVICESCGRNMVVKYGPHGKFLACPGFPECRNTKPYLEKIGVKCPVCGKDVVLKKTKKGRKYYGCENNPECEFMSWSMPVNEPCPKCGKYMVVKGNKIVCSDEKCGYVTEKKPNN
- the codY gene encoding GTP-sensing pleiotropic transcriptional regulator CodY translates to MSVQLLDKTRKINKLLHNNNSSKVVFNDICAVLTGILDSNILVISKKGKVLGTGLCNGVEEITELIVDEVGGFIDPLLNERLLGILSTKENVNLETLGFVGEIKKYKAIITPIDIAGERLGTLFVYRCDRQYDIDDIILTEYGTTVVGLEMMRSVNEENAEETRKVQIVKSAISTLSFSELEAITHIFDEMDGKEGILVASKIADRVGITRSVIVNALRKFESAGVIESRSSGMKGTYIKVLNDVVFDELAKIKNQNLKEV
- the flgB gene encoding flagellar basal body rod protein FlgB; protein product: MINTDAFNYINVLDKAADASWMREKAIANNIANVDTPGYKRIDVDFETTLRRELGNAQYITLDEKVKNVDLDKLNVQTYTDSAGYSYRIDENNVDVDTENVELASEQIRYEALTGSCINSEFQRLASALGK
- the flgC gene encoding flagellar basal body rod protein FlgC → MGLFQAFDISASGMTAERFRTDIIAQNIANVNTTRTEDGTPYRRKIVTFSEKQVTPFSDYYNTSRNAGRIGNGVKVSSVKEDEETDFVMEYDPSHPDADENGYVSYPNVNTVTEMTNLIDATRAYEANTTAFDASKSMAQAGLQIGK
- the fliE gene encoding flagellar hook-basal body complex protein FliE is translated as MDITSLSGVTSDYISQVAEKNKLVNTSDKSFSATLNSAMDMLNETNDLQNSAESAEIQFALGYSENTHDLQIALQKANVALQYTVAVRDKMLDAYKEIMNMSI